The stretch of DNA TTGAAAGCGTATCTCCTTGCATTCGCGGAAGGAGAAGGGCAATCCCGATTAGGGAAAGGATGCCCAGAGCCGTTACAACCCAAAAGGTGGAACGCCACCCCCATAGTTGTCCGATAAAGGTGCCGAAAGGGACACCGAGTATGTTAGCGAGTGTAAGCCCTGCGAACATCATGGCGATTGCGCTCGCTTGTTTTTCACGGGGGACGAGACGTGTTGCAACGATAGAACCGACTCCGAAGAATGTGCCATGGGAAAAGGAGGCTAGAACGCGGGCAAGCATCAAAATGAGATAATTGGGTGCCAGTGCCGCCAGGAGATTACCTGCGACGAAGATAAGCATCAGACTGAACAGCAGTGACTTGCGTGACAGACGGCCCGTACATACAGTAATCACCGGACCGCCGATGGCGACGCCCAGCGCATATCCGGTAACCAGTAATCCCGCCGCGCTTAAGGTGACGTGCAAATCACTAGCTACATCCGGTAGAATGCCCATGATGACAAATTCCGTTGTACCAATCGCGAACGCGCTGATCAGGAGCGCAATAAGCGCTAAAGGCAGCTTGCTTCGTTGAGTTTCTGTGTTTATTTGAATTACCTCCTTGTTTTGGGATAGGAAGATCGTTTTCAATGTTATTATATATAGTAAATTCATTTTTGGAAGTAGTATCTTTTTATTCATATAGTTTCCCTAAAGGAATTAATGTCCTGCGATTAAGCTTATTGATTAGAAGATTAGGCTTGCTGGATTTAACTGGATTAATAGGATATCCTGTTGTGGAGGAGGGTGATTAATAATGGAGCTTAATTTAGAAGGAAAAACAGCGCTTGTCACCGGTTCGACGGAAGGAATCGGCAGAGCGATCGCCGAGGCATTATCAAAAGAAGGCGTATCTGTACTGATCAACGGACGCAATGCAGATAAGGTCTCCAAAGTTGTACAAGAAATAAAGGAATTGTACCCGAAGTCGAATCCTCAGCCCGCCGCCGCTGATCTGGGGACGGAAAGCGGCTGTCAGGAACTGATTAATCGGGGTTTTGAAATTGATATCCTCGTCAACAACTTAGGGATTTTTAAGCCGGCTGAGTATTTCGAGATTCCGGACGAAGAATGGTTTAAGTTCTTCGAAGTGAATATTATGAGCGGAGTCAGGCTGACGCGGCACTACCTTCAGCAAATGCTGCAAAAAGATGAAGGAAGAGTAATCTTTATCGCGAGCGAAGCCGCCATTATGCCTTCTCAGGAAATGGCTCACTATAGCGCGACCAAAACGATGCAGCTGTCGCTCTCCCGGAGCTTGGCCGAACTGACCACAGGTACGCGCGTAACAGTGAATACCGTTATGCCAGGTTCGACACTTACCGAAGGGGTTGAGACCATGCTCAATTCCTTATATCCGGGTGAAGGCCTTAGCATAGAAGAGGCGGAAACCAAGTTCATGAA from Paenibacillus sophorae encodes:
- a CDS encoding SDR family NAD(P)-dependent oxidoreductase, which translates into the protein MELNLEGKTALVTGSTEGIGRAIAEALSKEGVSVLINGRNADKVSKVVQEIKELYPKSNPQPAAADLGTESGCQELINRGFEIDILVNNLGIFKPAEYFEIPDEEWFKFFEVNIMSGVRLTRHYLQQMLQKDEGRVIFIASEAAIMPSQEMAHYSATKTMQLSLSRSLAELTTGTRVTVNTVMPGSTLTEGVETMLNSLYPGEGLSIEEAETKFMKENRPTSIIQRLIKPEEIANFVTFLSSPLSSAINGAALRIDGGLVRSVF